From a region of the Geothrix sp. 21YS21S-2 genome:
- a CDS encoding DJ-1/PfpI family protein, giving the protein MAAKKILMLVGDFVEDYEVMVPFQMLLMVGHTVHAVCPDKKAGDFVRTAIHDFEGDQTYSEKPGHRFTLNAAFAETRAEDYDALVIPGGRAPEYLRLNPKVLDLVRAMAKAGKPIAAICHGPQILAAAGVLEGRPCSAYPAVGPEVTEARGVFVDIPVDKAHVDGNLVTAPAWPAHPDWIAKFLKVLGTRIEA; this is encoded by the coding sequence ATGGCAGCGAAGAAGATCCTGATGCTCGTCGGCGATTTCGTCGAGGACTACGAAGTGATGGTCCCTTTCCAGATGCTCCTCATGGTCGGCCACACCGTCCACGCCGTGTGCCCGGACAAGAAGGCCGGCGACTTCGTGCGCACCGCCATCCACGACTTCGAGGGGGACCAGACCTACTCCGAGAAGCCCGGCCACCGCTTCACCCTGAACGCCGCCTTCGCCGAGACCCGGGCCGAGGACTACGACGCCCTGGTCATCCCCGGCGGCCGCGCCCCCGAGTATCTGCGCCTGAATCCCAAGGTCCTGGACCTGGTGCGGGCCATGGCCAAGGCCGGCAAGCCCATCGCCGCCATCTGCCACGGGCCCCAGATTCTCGCCGCGGCCGGCGTCCTGGAAGGCCGGCCCTGCTCGGCGTACCCCGCCGTGGGCCCCGAAGTGACCGAGGCCCGCGGGGTCTTCGTGGACATCCCCGTGGACAAGGCCCACGTGGACGGCAACCTCGTCACCGCCCCCGCGTGGCCCGCCCATCCGGACTGGATCGCGAAGTTCCTGAAGGTGCTGGGGACGCGCATCGAAGCCTGA